In one bacterium genomic region, the following are encoded:
- the nrfA gene encoding ammonia-forming cytochrome c nitrite reductase, whose protein sequence is MKNMIQIVQEKPWLGWVLFLLTVVVVFLIGLFANSIMERRSEEKTMFQVAKPIAEWEPRNEVWGENFPREYETYIATADTTFRSKHGGSATIDMLKEYPSLVVLWAGYAFSMDFNQARGHYNAVKDIRNTLRTVPRQPATCWTCKSTDVPRMMNEKGTAEFYKDKWLNLGAEIVNPIGCQDCHDPKTMNLRITRPALIEALARQGKDITQATHQEMRSLVCAQCHVEYYFKGKEEKYLTFPWDNGFRAEDMEAYYDKIQHVDWVHQLSKTPMLKAQHPDYEIFRTGIHAERGISCADCHMSYRSEGGVKFTDHKIQSPLNNMANACQVCHRESEETLKKNVYDRQDKVIDIRGRLEEALVKVHIEAKTAWDNGATENEMKPILQLIRQAQWRWDYTAASHGGSFHAPLETARVIGDGIEKAQGARILLAEVLLKHNVKLPVQMPDLSSKEKAQAYIGLDLKKLNDEKAKFIKEIIPQWDEKAKERHDKMGVIGSK, encoded by the coding sequence ATGAAAAATATGATTCAGATCGTTCAGGAAAAACCATGGCTCGGATGGGTCTTATTTCTACTGACCGTAGTTGTTGTTTTTTTGATCGGGCTCTTTGCTAATTCCATTATGGAAAGGCGCAGCGAGGAAAAAACCATGTTTCAGGTTGCAAAACCGATTGCAGAATGGGAACCGCGCAATGAAGTATGGGGAGAAAATTTTCCCCGCGAATACGAGACGTATATAGCTACCGCGGATACTACTTTTCGCAGCAAACATGGCGGGAGCGCTACGATTGACATGTTGAAAGAATATCCGAGTTTGGTTGTGTTGTGGGCCGGGTACGCTTTTTCAATGGACTTTAACCAGGCCCGCGGGCATTATAATGCGGTGAAAGATATTCGAAATACACTGCGAACCGTGCCGCGTCAGCCCGCTACCTGCTGGACGTGCAAAAGCACGGACGTGCCGCGCATGATGAACGAAAAAGGCACTGCAGAATTTTATAAAGACAAGTGGCTTAATTTAGGCGCAGAGATAGTCAATCCCATCGGATGTCAGGACTGTCACGATCCTAAAACCATGAATTTACGCATAACCCGACCGGCTTTGATCGAAGCTCTGGCAAGGCAGGGGAAAGACATAACGCAGGCAACGCATCAGGAAATGCGATCGCTTGTTTGCGCACAATGTCATGTGGAATATTATTTTAAAGGAAAAGAAGAAAAATATTTGACCTTTCCTTGGGACAACGGTTTTCGTGCGGAAGATATGGAAGCGTATTATGATAAAATCCAACATGTCGACTGGGTTCATCAATTAAGTAAAACACCGATGCTGAAAGCGCAACATCCCGATTATGAAATATTCAGAACGGGCATTCACGCGGAGCGCGGCATTTCCTGCGCCGATTGTCACATGTCCTATCGAAGTGAAGGCGGCGTAAAATTTACCGATCATAAAATACAAAGCCCTTTAAATAATATGGCCAATGCGTGCCAGGTTTGTCACCGTGAAAGCGAAGAGACATTAAAAAAGAATGTGTACGACCGTCAGGATAAAGTGATCGATATTCGCGGACGCTTGGAAGAAGCGCTGGTGAAAGTACATATCGAGGCGAAAACGGCATGGGACAACGGCGCCACAGAAAACGAAATGAAACCGATATTGCAGCTTATCCGCCAGGCGCAATGGCGCTGGGATTATACTGCGGCCAGCCACGGCGGTTCTTTTCATGCACCGCTTGAAACTGCGCGTGTGATCGGCGACGGAATTGAAAAAGCGCAAGGTGCGCGTATTTTGCTGGCAGAGGTTTTGTTGAAGCATAATGTCAAGCTGCCGGTTCAAATGCCGGACCTGTCCAGCAAAGAAAAGGCACAAGCTTATATCGGGCTTGATTTGAAAAAGTTAAACGATGAAAAAGCAAAGTTCATCAAAGAAATCATACCGCAGTGGGATGAAAAGGCGAAGGAACGGCATGATAAGATGGGCGTTATAGGCAGTAAGTAA
- a CDS encoding family 10 glycosylhydrolase: protein MKLRILAVFFAFYFPLNIFAQKENSKSIKALWVVRDILKSKTDIEKMLNDAEAARITDLFVQVRGRGDAYYKSALVPLAEGLDGSFDPLEFVLLKSDGRFKIHVWINVMYIWSADNNPASKEHLLFKHPEWSAVSKSGTSMIDEGLKKLKERNKEGYYLSPGNNEFQEYFLRVVDELVHRYKIDGVHMDYIRYAGKEYDYSVTMRSKFILNYNIDPFTTDSNGRVGVQQAEQKKWFEKLWSTFRRDELTAFIKRIRNTVNSIRANITLSAAVWADMDLATNEMFQDWPAWIKNGYIDFAVPMNYAADNNLFESRVKSAKDKVGDKIMAQNIIMGISMYNQNSAAMNEKVAICKVYGLKGISFFSYESVRKDRAYYQRMAEAGY, encoded by the coding sequence ATGAAGCTTCGCATCCTCGCCGTATTTTTTGCGTTCTATTTTCCGCTAAACATCTTTGCACAAAAAGAAAACTCAAAATCTATAAAAGCTTTATGGGTTGTCAGAGATATCCTAAAGTCAAAGACAGATATTGAGAAAATGTTAAACGACGCGGAAGCGGCGCGTATTACCGACTTATTTGTTCAGGTAAGGGGCCGGGGCGACGCGTATTATAAGAGCGCGTTGGTTCCTCTGGCGGAAGGTCTTGACGGAAGTTTTGATCCGCTCGAATTCGTGCTCCTTAAGTCTGATGGGCGATTCAAGATCCATGTTTGGATCAACGTTATGTATATATGGTCTGCTGATAATAATCCTGCTTCCAAAGAGCATTTGCTGTTCAAACATCCTGAGTGGAGCGCCGTTTCAAAATCCGGAACTTCCATGATCGATGAAGGATTGAAAAAGCTGAAAGAAAGAAACAAGGAAGGGTATTATCTTTCGCCGGGGAATAACGAGTTTCAGGAGTATTTCTTAAGGGTCGTAGATGAATTAGTGCATCGTTACAAAATAGACGGCGTTCATATGGATTACATACGGTATGCAGGAAAAGAGTATGATTATTCTGTAACCATGCGTTCTAAATTCATCCTAAATTATAATATCGATCCCTTTACGACGGATTCCAATGGCCGTGTGGGCGTCCAGCAAGCAGAACAAAAAAAGTGGTTTGAAAAGTTGTGGTCGACGTTTAGACGAGACGAACTCACCGCGTTCATCAAGCGGATTCGTAACACCGTAAATTCAATTCGAGCAAATATCACGCTGTCCGCCGCGGTGTGGGCGGACATGGACCTTGCTACAAACGAGATGTTCCAAGACTGGCCTGCATGGATCAAGAATGGATATATAGATTTTGCAGTTCCGATGAACTACGCGGCGGATAACAATCTTTTTGAAAGCCGTGTCAAAAGTGCGAAAGACAAAGTTGGCGACAAAATAATGGCGCAAAACATTATCATGGGCATCTCTATGTATAACCAGAATTCTGCGGCAATGAATGAAAAAGTAGCCATTTGCAAAGTATACGGATTGAAAGGCATTTCCTTTTTTTCGTATGAATCCGTTCGAAAAGACAGGGCTTATTATCAAAGAATGGCCGAGGCCGGATATTAG
- the nrfH gene encoding cytochrome c nitrite reductase small subunit, with the protein MKKIFGFLKPPDEWRWAVNVLLGIFVGIGCLAVYISNAPSYLSDKPETCMNCHVMAPQFATWQRSSHARVAVCNDCHVPHDNFFRKYMFKAQDGLRHSAMFTFRLEPQVIHIKDAGVTVVQENCIRCHSSLVDNVSAKKVTGDNNLHGQGQLCWQCHRETPHGRVNSLASVPYARVPRLSPVVPKWMDQFLTNKNK; encoded by the coding sequence ATGAAAAAAATATTTGGATTTCTTAAGCCGCCGGATGAGTGGCGATGGGCGGTAAATGTACTTTTAGGAATTTTTGTCGGTATCGGCTGCCTTGCCGTGTATATTTCAAACGCACCGTCCTATCTTTCCGATAAACCGGAAACGTGCATGAATTGCCATGTAATGGCCCCGCAGTTCGCTACATGGCAGCGCAGCAGTCATGCGCGGGTTGCGGTATGCAACGATTGCCATGTTCCCCATGATAATTTTTTTAGAAAATATATGTTTAAAGCGCAGGACGGACTTCGGCATTCGGCCATGTTCACTTTTCGTCTGGAGCCTCAAGTGATACACATTAAAGATGCCGGTGTAACCGTGGTCCAGGAAAACTGTATTCGCTGCCATAGCTCGCTTGTTGATAACGTATCTGCAAAAAAAGTGACGGGTGATAATAATCTGCATGGACAAGGCCAATTATGTTGGCAATGCCATCGGGAAACGCCGCATGGTCGGGTCAACAGCCTTGCTTCCGTTCCGTATGCGCGGGTACCTCGCCTGAGCCCTGTAGTTCCAAAATGGATGGATCAATTTCTTACGAACAAAAATAAATGA
- a CDS encoding STAS domain-containing protein → MSYKEEVHGDVYVLAIKGKLMGGSETAEIHDRVKELVQVGVKRIVLDLGGVKWMNSSGLGALMSSMTSIRNADGDLKLSSVAEKVESLLIITQLLKIFKTYGTIDEAVKSFHES, encoded by the coding sequence ATGAGCTACAAAGAAGAAGTACACGGAGACGTTTATGTTCTTGCTATCAAAGGAAAACTGATGGGCGGATCGGAAACCGCAGAAATTCATGACCGCGTAAAGGAATTAGTACAGGTTGGCGTAAAACGCATCGTGTTGGATCTGGGCGGAGTAAAGTGGATGAACAGTTCCGGTTTAGGCGCGCTCATGTCAAGTATGACCTCGATAAGGAATGCTGACGGCGATCTTAAACTATCGTCGGTGGCAGAAAAGGTGGAGAGTCTGCTTATCATTACGCAGCTTCTCAAAATATTTAAGACCTACGGAACAATTGATGAAGCTGTAAAAAGTTTTCATGAATCTTAA
- the nadB gene encoding L-aspartate oxidase: protein MASTTDFLVIGTGIAGYSSALKCARAGTVAIITKKSNSESNTNYAQGGIASVISPNDSFEMHVQDTLKAGAGLCRRDAVELIVKNGPSAINELTEIGVQFTKTEGRLDLGREGGHSQHRIVHAQDLTGREIERALIEAVKSNPNIQVFENHIALEVITEHHLRKNITEPDNVHCFGAYALDIQNNIVKKFLSKITILASGGCGQVYKHTTNPKIATGDGIAMAYRAGARVGNLEFMQFHPTSLYHPDAQSFLISEAVRGYGAYLINTAGERFMERYSPQKELAPRDIVARAIDAEMKKRGEACVFLDLRHLDAQKTIEHFPHIYKNCQKFKIDITKEPVPVVPAAHYMCGGVQTNLHGQTDIHRLYACGEVALTGVHGANRLASNSLLEAVVFANQVYEHASKVLISEKLEIPDFPEWDESGTFSSEEWILIEHNREEIQQIMWDYVGIVRSNLRLERAERRIQLISDEIENFYKGTKVTEALIELRNLAKLAKLIIRCAKLRRESRGLHYTTDYMETNDAQWLADTIIRTF, encoded by the coding sequence ATGGCAAGTACAACCGACTTTCTAGTTATCGGAACCGGCATTGCCGGCTATTCATCTGCATTGAAATGCGCTCGTGCCGGAACAGTCGCGATCATTACAAAAAAAAGCAACAGTGAAAGTAATACGAACTATGCCCAGGGAGGTATCGCATCGGTTATCTCGCCTAATGATTCGTTTGAAATGCATGTGCAGGATACCCTCAAAGCCGGCGCCGGATTATGTCGGCGCGATGCAGTAGAGCTTATCGTCAAAAATGGGCCCTCGGCGATAAACGAACTAACCGAGATCGGCGTACAGTTTACCAAAACGGAAGGCCGGTTGGATCTCGGCAGAGAAGGCGGCCATTCACAGCACCGTATCGTTCACGCGCAAGACCTTACCGGACGTGAGATCGAACGCGCGCTCATCGAAGCGGTAAAGTCAAATCCCAATATTCAGGTTTTTGAAAATCATATTGCGCTTGAAGTTATTACGGAACATCATCTCAGAAAAAACATTACCGAACCGGATAACGTTCATTGTTTTGGCGCGTATGCACTGGATATTCAAAATAATATTGTTAAGAAATTTTTGTCCAAGATTACGATTCTTGCATCGGGCGGGTGCGGACAGGTATATAAACATACGACCAATCCAAAAATTGCAACCGGCGACGGAATTGCCATGGCGTATCGCGCCGGCGCACGCGTCGGAAACCTGGAGTTTATGCAATTCCACCCCACGTCCCTCTATCATCCGGATGCGCAGTCCTTCCTCATCAGTGAAGCCGTTCGCGGATATGGCGCCTATCTGATCAATACGGCCGGGGAACGTTTTATGGAACGTTATTCGCCCCAAAAGGAATTGGCGCCTCGCGATATTGTCGCGCGCGCCATTGACGCTGAAATGAAGAAGCGCGGTGAAGCTTGTGTGTTTCTTGATCTGCGTCATTTAGACGCCCAAAAAACGATAGAACATTTTCCGCATATTTACAAAAATTGTCAGAAATTTAAAATTGACATTACGAAGGAGCCGGTTCCCGTAGTTCCCGCGGCTCATTACATGTGCGGCGGCGTTCAAACCAATCTGCACGGCCAAACGGACATTCATCGGTTGTACGCCTGCGGTGAGGTTGCGCTTACAGGCGTTCATGGCGCCAATCGGCTGGCGAGTAATTCTCTTTTGGAAGCGGTCGTTTTCGCAAACCAAGTATACGAGCATGCGAGCAAGGTATTGATTTCTGAAAAGCTGGAAATTCCTGATTTCCCCGAGTGGGATGAAAGCGGTACTTTTAGTTCCGAAGAATGGATATTGATCGAGCACAATCGTGAAGAGATACAACAGATCATGTGGGATTATGTGGGAATTGTCCGTTCAAATCTGCGATTGGAGCGAGCGGAACGTCGAATCCAGCTGATCAGCGATGAGATCGAGAATTTTTATAAGGGAACTAAAGTTACGGAAGCGCTGATCGAATTACGTAATCTGGCCAAATTAGCAAAACTGATCATTCGATGCGCAAAGTTACGCCGCGAGAGCCGCGGCCTTCATTATACGACCGATTATATGGAAACAAACGATGCGCAATGGTTGGCAGATACGATCATTAGAACGTTTTGA
- a CDS encoding CTP synthase yields MKSVRKPKRKTKYIFVTGGVISSLGKGIAAASLGMLLKARGFTVTIQKFDPYINVDPGTMSPYQHGEVFVTDDGAETDLDLGHYERFIDVNMTTRNSHTTGKVYKTVIDRERKGDYLGATVQVIPHITDEIKSRICSLSDEGYDIIITEIGGTVGDIESLPFLEAIRQFCLDGRQRDTINIHVTLVPFIKAADELKTKPTQHSVMKLREIGIQPDILLCRSEKNLSRELRAKIGLFCNVNTDAVIEASDVASIYEVPLIMHQNGLDSLVLKKLNLRGKDVSVAAWTNLVNKVYHPDNRVRIAICGKYTGLPDAYKSILESFIHAGVENNAKVDVHWIDSVWLEDGDPAKIFDGVDGILVPGGFGERGIEGMIKGVQYAREHKIPFFGICLGMQCASIEFARNVCKFPGANSSEFSKRTKFAVIDLMESQKHLKEMGATMRLGAYPCVLKKNTKAFAAYQSELISERHRHRYEFNNHFFEPFESNGLIFSGMSPDGKLVEIIEVKDHPWFVGVQFHPELKSRAIKAHPLFREFVKAALAHQRSNNDQSNGHTKTGKFHPKKLVVA; encoded by the coding sequence ATGAAGAGCGTCAGAAAACCAAAAAGAAAAACAAAATATATTTTTGTAACCGGCGGTGTGATATCTTCATTGGGTAAAGGGATCGCAGCGGCCAGTTTAGGTATGCTGTTAAAAGCGCGCGGATTTACGGTCACTATTCAGAAATTTGACCCCTACATCAATGTTGATCCCGGGACCATGAGCCCTTATCAGCACGGAGAAGTTTTTGTGACCGATGACGGAGCTGAAACCGATCTGGATCTCGGACATTATGAACGTTTTATTGACGTTAACATGACCACGCGTAACAGCCACACTACCGGCAAAGTTTACAAAACGGTCATTGACCGCGAGCGCAAAGGGGATTACCTCGGCGCCACCGTTCAGGTCATTCCGCATATTACGGACGAGATCAAAAGCCGCATTTGCAGCCTTTCCGATGAGGGATATGATATTATCATTACCGAGATCGGCGGGACGGTCGGCGACATTGAAAGCCTGCCTTTTTTGGAAGCCATCCGCCAATTTTGTCTTGATGGACGTCAGCGCGATACGATCAATATTCACGTCACGCTGGTTCCTTTTATCAAAGCGGCGGATGAACTCAAAACAAAACCGACGCAACACAGTGTTATGAAATTGAGGGAAATCGGTATTCAGCCGGATATTTTGTTATGCCGTTCTGAAAAGAATTTATCGCGAGAGCTCCGGGCGAAAATCGGACTATTCTGTAATGTCAATACCGACGCGGTGATTGAAGCATCGGATGTGGCGTCTATTTACGAAGTTCCGTTGATCATGCATCAGAACGGATTGGATTCCCTCGTTCTTAAGAAACTGAATTTGCGAGGAAAAGACGTTTCAGTTGCGGCCTGGACCAATCTCGTTAATAAGGTTTACCATCCTGACAATCGTGTTCGGATCGCCATTTGCGGAAAATACACCGGGTTGCCGGACGCTTACAAAAGTATTCTTGAATCGTTTATTCATGCCGGCGTTGAGAATAACGCTAAAGTGGATGTCCATTGGATCGATTCGGTCTGGCTTGAGGACGGCGATCCTGCAAAAATTTTCGATGGAGTAGACGGCATACTTGTTCCCGGCGGGTTTGGCGAACGGGGGATAGAGGGTATGATCAAAGGCGTTCAATACGCAAGAGAACATAAAATTCCATTCTTTGGAATTTGCCTCGGCATGCAATGCGCCAGTATTGAGTTTGCCCGTAACGTCTGCAAGTTTCCCGGCGCCAATAGCAGTGAATTCTCGAAACGCACGAAGTTTGCCGTTATCGATCTTATGGAATCCCAAAAACATCTGAAAGAAATGGGCGCGACGATGCGTCTGGGCGCTTATCCGTGTGTATTGAAGAAGAATACAAAAGCCTTTGCGGCCTATCAATCCGAGTTGATCAGCGAACGCCATCGTCATCGCTATGAATTTAATAATCATTTTTTTGAGCCTTTTGAATCGAACGGTTTGATTTTTTCAGGAATGTCACCGGACGGCAAACTGGTTGAAATCATCGAGGTCAAAGATCATCCGTGGTTTGTCGGCGTGCAGTTTCATCCGGAACTCAAATCACGCGCGATTAAAGCGCATCCTTTATTTAGAGAATTCGTGAAAGCGGCATTGGCTCATCAAAGATCCAACAACGATCAATCCAACGGACATACCAAGACCGGAAAATTCCATCCTAAGAAACTGGTAGTAGCGTAG
- a CDS encoding histone deacetylase has product MSTGFVTDPIYLLHRDETGSHPECPERLRKILDEIQRNKLSENLIPISARKAEENSLARCHTRGHIDKIKEAASRETRYLDADTFVNPVSFDAALTACGGVMAGIDSVMNGKCSNIFCAVRPPGHHAESDRAMGFCLLNNVAVGARYAQEVHDLKKVFILDWDVHHGNGTQEIFYEDDTVFYFSIHQFPLYPGTGRKEETGKGKGKGFTCNIPVPAGYGDKDYFYVFQNELQDCLSSFRPDLILISAGFDAHREDSLAQMDVSTEGFADMTHVVKDSATRYCNGRLVSVLEGGYHLTALADSVSAHLRVLMHD; this is encoded by the coding sequence GTGAGTACCGGTTTCGTAACGGATCCCATTTACCTGCTGCACCGGGACGAAACCGGCAGCCATCCTGAGTGTCCTGAAAGGCTCCGCAAGATTCTTGATGAAATACAGAGAAACAAATTATCTGAAAACCTGATCCCAATATCAGCTCGTAAAGCGGAAGAGAACTCTTTGGCGCGTTGTCATACACGCGGCCACATTGATAAAATAAAAGAAGCGGCTTCTCGTGAAACGCGGTATTTGGATGCGGACACTTTTGTAAATCCGGTTTCATTCGATGCGGCGTTGACGGCATGCGGCGGTGTGATGGCAGGTATCGATAGCGTAATGAACGGAAAGTGCAGCAACATTTTTTGCGCTGTACGCCCTCCGGGACATCATGCAGAATCGGACAGAGCAATGGGTTTTTGTTTGCTTAATAATGTTGCAGTAGGGGCGCGATACGCGCAAGAAGTCCATGATTTAAAAAAAGTTTTTATTCTGGATTGGGATGTTCACCACGGAAACGGGACTCAGGAAATTTTTTACGAAGATGACACGGTGTTTTATTTCAGCATACATCAATTTCCTTTGTACCCCGGCACCGGTAGGAAAGAAGAAACCGGGAAAGGTAAGGGAAAAGGATTCACGTGTAATATCCCAGTTCCTGCCGGATACGGCGATAAAGACTATTTTTACGTTTTTCAAAATGAACTTCAGGACTGCCTGAGTTCTTTTCGGCCTGATTTGATATTGATTTCTGCCGGATTTGATGCGCACCGTGAAGACTCGTTGGCGCAGATGGATGTGAGCACCGAAGGCTTTGCCGATATGACACATGTAGTCAAAGACTCTGCAACACGTTACTGCAATGGCCGGCTGGTTTCGGTTCTTGAAGGAGGTTATCATTTGACCGCGCTTGCCGATTCTGTCTCTGCTCATTTACGGGTTTTGATGCATGATTAA
- the gatC gene encoding Asp-tRNA(Asn)/Glu-tRNA(Gln) amidotransferase subunit GatC — MSVTINEVKKIATLANLEFNENELEKYTHQLNTILEYVDQLNKVDTSSVEATCHPISYQDVFRDDEIKESLPIDKVLQNAPEKTWQYFVVPKVVGS, encoded by the coding sequence ATGTCCGTAACTATCAACGAAGTCAAAAAGATAGCGACGTTAGCCAATTTAGAATTCAACGAAAACGAGCTGGAGAAATATACGCATCAGTTGAATACAATTTTGGAATACGTTGATCAATTAAATAAGGTCGACACTTCCTCCGTAGAAGCAACTTGTCATCCAATTTCGTACCAAGATGTGTTTCGAGACGATGAAATCAAGGAAAGTCTTCCGATCGACAAAGTCCTTCAAAATGCGCCGGAGAAAACCTGGCAGTATTTCGTGGTACCCAAAGTTGTTGGGTCGTAA